One genomic region from Acidobacteriota bacterium encodes:
- a CDS encoding MerR family transcriptional regulator: MDTTSPFLTLEELSATVGQLLDRYGLRDAQRDARVSAIPDARTIRYYTTLGLLDSPTVQGRQARYQRRHVLQLLAIKALQGASLTLGEIQERLYGRTDEELEQLAASLAQQQSEAVELRPVVWREIVIEPGLKIVADEQWFPGTDLEATLNRIRAALTVLQASDQRGKRRE; the protein is encoded by the coding sequence ATGGATACGACATCACCTTTCCTTACACTTGAAGAACTTTCAGCCACCGTCGGTCAGTTGCTTGACCGGTATGGCTTACGCGATGCCCAGCGGGATGCCAGGGTATCGGCAATACCGGACGCCCGGACCATCCGGTATTACACCACGCTCGGCCTGCTTGATTCTCCGACGGTCCAGGGGAGGCAGGCCCGCTATCAGCGCCGGCATGTGCTGCAACTCCTGGCAATCAAAGCGTTGCAGGGCGCATCGCTCACCCTGGGTGAAATCCAGGAACGACTCTATGGACGCACCGACGAAGAGCTTGAACAACTGGCGGCCAGTCTGGCCCAACAGCAATCAGAGGCCGTTGAACTTCGCCCCGTCGTGTGGAGAGAAATTGTCATTGAACCTGGATTGAAAATCGTGGCTGACGAACAGTGGTTCCCAGGCACTGATCTCGAAGCCACCCTCAACCGAATTCGCGCGGCCTTAACCGTGCTTCAAGCCTCAGACCAGCGAGGCAAACGGAGAGAATGA
- a CDS encoding VWA domain-containing protein, with protein MTAPVIIPMIEVIEEIRRCQVGVLTVNQATRPVTLPLTKVDISARVADRVAHVTMLETFRNPHQEHLEAVYTFPLPGSSVVSSFEMKVGDRTIHGVVKERGEARRSYQQALEAGRRAALLEQERDDIFTVQVGNLPPGEEVTIKLTYSERLPFFEDGTTELRLPLVVAPRYIPGQPVDRDTVGDGVELDTDAVPDASRISPPRLAAGFDPKVGCVIQVELIRPEVSGKPAEINDLCCSQHAVRTKTSSGSVVISLSRDNERLNRDFVLRWQLAEAAIQSHFLVHRTPEGELVGLVSIIPPKRDVVFGTPRDVVFVLDRSGSMEGIKMTSAARACSSLLRTLSPQDRFAIQAFDHQVEWFHPEPGNRQVVFSTADEAGLDQGEAYLRKVTARGGTELDMAVSHALHAIVRREESTPRMPVIVLLTDGQIGDESRVLKRIQQELGAARVFTVGIDTAVNEGFLRRLATIGGGTATFVQPGSQLEEALQAVAREMGKPVLTSLELEAGKGAIEKETIAPNRIPDVFAGRATTVFFRLQKAGSIKIKGQTVDGKKFTETIEPQSLELPALAQLWARARVMDLEDQYRIDTSRRDALKQQIIDLSVRHSILTRFTAFVVVDEQEVVNADGTRRKVVQPVEMPAEWEMQNDLSKMTLAGGYAGAMPPMQFAMRSPSPMASAAPPPPPGGFSKAAPSAPEAMPMPSSPKSSGGTLDAVGDVVENIAQWVLGNIPSPKKQKSVPRQESEGGAAGKPAVPAGGNREFSQAFTALLDALTQYKHSLDGGKLPSPTALEQARQTLLRILGASEIGLQLVELQRFLRSGLLELIAAVQNTKATPKAVLELFDQHQNTLEKVKAEASPFLGASTTTKPKPAGEFWGDSI; from the coding sequence ATGACTGCTCCTGTGATAATTCCGATGATTGAAGTGATCGAAGAAATTCGCCGCTGTCAGGTCGGTGTCCTGACTGTCAACCAGGCTACCCGGCCAGTGACCCTGCCCCTGACCAAAGTGGATATTTCGGCCCGTGTCGCGGACCGAGTGGCGCATGTCACGATGCTGGAAACATTTCGTAACCCCCACCAGGAGCACCTGGAAGCGGTCTATACTTTTCCACTTCCGGGCAGTTCAGTTGTCTCAAGTTTTGAAATGAAAGTTGGGGACCGAACCATCCACGGTGTCGTCAAAGAACGTGGCGAAGCCCGGCGCAGCTATCAGCAGGCGCTTGAGGCTGGCCGCCGGGCGGCCCTGCTGGAACAGGAACGCGATGACATTTTCACGGTTCAGGTCGGAAATCTGCCGCCCGGCGAAGAAGTCACTATCAAATTGACTTATTCCGAACGGCTTCCCTTTTTTGAAGACGGCACGACTGAATTGCGGTTGCCGCTGGTGGTCGCGCCCCGTTACATTCCCGGCCAACCGGTTGACCGCGACACGGTTGGAGACGGGGTCGAGCTCGACACCGATGCTGTCCCCGACGCCTCACGGATCAGTCCGCCACGACTGGCCGCCGGGTTTGATCCGAAAGTCGGATGTGTGATTCAAGTTGAGTTGATTCGCCCCGAAGTTTCAGGAAAACCCGCTGAAATCAATGATTTGTGTTGTTCGCAACATGCCGTGAGAACCAAAACATCTTCTGGATCCGTGGTTATTTCACTGAGTCGTGATAATGAGCGACTCAACCGGGATTTTGTCTTGCGCTGGCAGCTTGCCGAAGCGGCGATTCAATCGCACTTTCTGGTCCATCGAACACCTGAAGGCGAGCTGGTCGGACTGGTCTCGATCATTCCTCCGAAACGCGATGTTGTCTTTGGCACCCCGCGTGATGTCGTGTTTGTCCTTGACCGCTCCGGTTCGATGGAAGGCATCAAAATGACGTCGGCGGCCCGGGCGTGCAGTTCTCTCCTGCGGACACTGAGCCCACAGGATCGGTTTGCGATTCAGGCGTTTGACCATCAGGTTGAGTGGTTCCATCCGGAACCAGGAAACCGTCAGGTTGTTTTTTCAACCGCCGATGAAGCCGGCCTTGATCAGGGCGAAGCCTATTTGCGCAAGGTCACCGCGCGCGGGGGAACCGAACTTGACATGGCAGTGAGCCATGCCCTCCACGCAATTGTCCGTCGTGAAGAATCCACACCTCGAATGCCGGTGATTGTGCTGCTGACCGATGGCCAGATTGGCGATGAATCCCGCGTGCTGAAACGGATTCAACAGGAACTGGGCGCCGCCCGGGTGTTTACGGTTGGAATTGATACGGCGGTGAATGAAGGGTTTTTACGCCGACTGGCCACGATTGGCGGAGGGACGGCGACGTTTGTCCAGCCCGGATCACAACTTGAAGAAGCCCTCCAGGCAGTGGCCCGCGAGATGGGCAAGCCGGTCCTGACCAGCCTCGAACTCGAAGCGGGCAAAGGAGCCATTGAAAAAGAAACCATCGCCCCCAATCGGATTCCAGACGTGTTTGCTGGTCGCGCCACCACCGTGTTTTTCCGATTGCAAAAAGCCGGGTCAATCAAGATTAAAGGACAAACCGTTGACGGGAAGAAATTTACGGAAACGATTGAACCACAATCGCTTGAGCTGCCAGCCCTGGCTCAACTCTGGGCGCGAGCGCGGGTGATGGATTTGGAAGACCAGTACCGGATTGACACCAGTCGCCGTGACGCACTGAAACAACAAATCATTGACCTCAGCGTCAGGCATTCGATTTTGACCCGCTTTACCGCCTTTGTGGTGGTTGATGAACAGGAAGTAGTCAACGCCGACGGCACCCGCCGCAAAGTGGTTCAACCAGTGGAAATGCCCGCCGAGTGGGAAATGCAAAACGATTTGTCAAAGATGACGCTGGCGGGTGGGTATGCCGGCGCGATGCCACCAATGCAGTTTGCCATGCGGAGTCCTTCGCCAATGGCCTCAGCCGCACCGCCGCCGCCACCTGGCGGATTTAGCAAGGCTGCACCATCAGCTCCTGAGGCTATGCCGATGCCGTCCTCTCCAAAATCCAGCGGTGGGACCCTGGATGCCGTCGGAGATGTGGTTGAAAATATTGCCCAGTGGGTTTTAGGCAACATTCCTTCTCCGAAAAAGCAGAAATCCGTACCCCGACAAGAATCCGAAGGCGGTGCAGCCGGAAAGCCAGCAGTGCCCGCAGGTGGGAACCGTGAATTCAGCCAGGCATTTACGGCGCTCCTGGATGCGCTGACGCAGTACAAACACAGCCTTGATGGTGGAAAATTGCCATCCCCGACTGCACTTGAACAGGCACGCCAGACATTGCTCAGAATTCTCGGTGCTTCTGAAATTGGTCTTCAACTGGTTGAATTACAACGGTTTCTGCGGTCTGGGCTGCTCGAATTGATTGCAGCGGTTCAGAACACCAAAGCCACTCCGAAAGCGGTGCTTGAATTATTTGACCAGCACCAGAACACCCTGGAAAAAGTCAAAGCTGAAGCATCACCGTTTTTAGGAGCATCAACCACTACCAAACCCAAACCAGCCGGTGAATTTTGGGGGGATTCGATTTGA
- a CDS encoding YggT family protein produces the protein MTEQDKLMLDDSSRIAQLEAVKNEVRGEVRAEVMRHANQLDPVEQKQAAEIGAQIKQTAIIEVARTEREIQRARAAARWTQVVNYVFFTVYWLIGLEIFLELFGAREGNGFRRFIQAVTAPVLAPFRQLFYDPSVGPFQLRFSYVAALIVYALLHWFIKRTIRLTTKAVPVA, from the coding sequence ATGACTGAACAAGATAAACTCATGCTTGATGATTCAAGTCGAATTGCTCAACTCGAAGCGGTGAAAAATGAAGTTCGCGGCGAAGTTCGGGCCGAAGTGATGCGCCACGCCAATCAGCTTGATCCAGTGGAACAGAAGCAGGCGGCGGAAATCGGTGCCCAAATCAAACAAACAGCCATTATCGAAGTGGCCCGCACGGAACGCGAAATCCAACGTGCCCGCGCAGCCGCTCGATGGACACAGGTGGTGAACTATGTGTTTTTCACGGTGTACTGGCTGATCGGGCTGGAAATCTTCCTCGAACTCTTTGGCGCCCGCGAAGGCAATGGCTTCCGGCGGTTTATCCAGGCCGTGACAGCCCCGGTGCTGGCGCCGTTCAGGCAGTTGTTTTATGATCCTTCGGTTGGGCCGTTTCAACTCCGGTTTTCCTATGTCGCGGCGCTGATTGTGTATGCCCTGCTGCACTGGTTTATCAAACGGACCATTCGACTGACAACAAAAGCAGTTCCAGTTGCCTGA